A section of the Passer domesticus isolate bPasDom1 chromosome 17, bPasDom1.hap1, whole genome shotgun sequence genome encodes:
- the PRODH gene encoding proline dehydrogenase 1, mitochondrial isoform X1, producing MKMTFYGQFVAGEDQEAIKPLLRRNQAFGVGAVLDYSVEEDLGDGRSRTSAAEKEMGGAEKREKQYRAHQGFGDHHGGITGAHTYFYADEAKCDQHMETFLRCIDASSGSSEDGFSAIKLTALARPQFLVRFSEVLEKWRRFFHQMAAEEGKAGQAVLDTKLEVEKLQEALANLGIASKAESQQWFTGENLGTSGTVDLLDWNSLFDSRTKLSRPLLIPNRKTGQLEPLLSRFSEEEELQMKRVLQRMDVLAKRAMEKGVRLMVDAEQSYFQPAISRLTVETQRHFNGSQPIIYNTYQCYLKEAYNNVTRDLELSRREGWHFGTKLVRGAYMEQERERAAQMGYEDPINPTYEKTNEMYHRCLDYVLEEIKHSRKASVMVASHNEDTVKFALRRMMELGIHPSDKKVCFGQLLGMCDQITFPLGQAGFPVYKYVPYGPVNEVLPYLSRRAQENRGFMQRAKRERDLLWKEVKRRLLTGNLFGQ from the exons ATGAAGATGACGTTCTACGGGCAGTTCGTGGCCGGGGAGGACCAGGAGGCCATCAAGCCGCTGCTCCGGCGGAACCAGGCCTTCGGCGTGGGCGCCGTGCTGGATTACAGCGTGGAGGAGGACCTGGGCGACGGCCG CTCCCGCACCTCTGCAGCCGAGAAGGAAATGGGAG GAGCAGAAAAAAGGGAGAAGCAATACCGAGCCCatcagggatttggggatcaCCATGGTGGAATCACCGGGGCACACACCTATTTCTATGCCGACGAGGCCAAGTGTGACCAGCACATGGAGACTTTCCTCCGCTGTATTGATGCCTCAA GTGGCAGCTCAGAGGACGGCTTCTCTGCCATCAAGCTGACAGCACTGGCCAGACCCCAGTTCCTG gtgCGTTTCTCAGAGGTGCTGGAAAAGTGGCGGAGGTTCTTCCACCAAATGGCTGCAGAGGAGGGCAAGGCCGGGCAGGCAGTGCTGGACACAAAGCTGGAGGTGGAGAAGCTGCAG gaggcactggctAACCTTGGCATTGCAAGCAAGGCAGAGAGCCAGCAGTGGTTCACAGGCGAGAACCTGGGCACGAGCGG cactgtggACCTGCTGGACTGGAATAGCCTGTTTGACAGCCGCACCAAGCTCTCCAGGCCTCTGCTCATCCCCAACAGGAAG ACTGGGCAGCTGGAGCCTCTGCTCTCACGCTTcagcgaggaggaggagctgcagatgaAGAGGGTGCTGCAACGCATGGATGTCCTTGCAAAG AGAGCCATGGAGAAGGGTGTGAGGCTGATGGTAGATGCGGAGCAGAGCTATTTCCAGCCGGCCATCAGCCGCCTCACCGTGGAGACGCAGCGCCACTTCAACGGGAGCCAGCCCATCATCTACAACACCTACCAGTGCTACCTGAAG GAGGCGTACAACAATGTGACAAGGGACTTGGAGCTGTCACGCCGGGAGGGCTGGCACTTCGGCACCAAGCTGGTGCGTGGCGCCTAcatggagcaggagagggagagggcagCTCAGATGGGCTATGAGGATCCCATCAACCCAACCTATGAGAAGACCAACGAGATGTACCACAG GTGCCTGGACTATGTCCTGGAGGAGATCAAGCACAGCCGGAAAGCCAGTGTGATGGTGGCGTCCCACAATGAGGACACCGTGAAGTTCGCCCTGCGCAG GATGATGGAGCTGGGGATCCATCCCTCGGACAAGAAGGTGTGCTTTGGGCAGCTGCTAGGCATGTGTGACCAGATCACCTTCCCCCTGG gccaggctggttTCCCCGTGTACAAGTACGTGCCCTACGGGCCAGTGAACGAGGTGCTGCCTTACCTGTCCCGCCGGGCCCAGGAGAACAGGGGCTTCATGCAGCGGGCGAAGCGTGAGCGGGACCTGCTCTGGAAAGAGGTCAAGAGGCGTCTCCTCACAGGGAACCTCTTCGGCCAGTGA
- the PRODH gene encoding proline dehydrogenase 1, mitochondrial isoform X2, with amino-acid sequence METFLRCIDASSGSSEDGFSAIKLTALARPQFLVRFSEVLEKWRRFFHQMAAEEGKAGQAVLDTKLEVEKLQEALANLGIASKAESQQWFTGENLGTSGTVDLLDWNSLFDSRTKLSRPLLIPNRKTGQLEPLLSRFSEEEELQMKRVLQRMDVLAKRAMEKGVRLMVDAEQSYFQPAISRLTVETQRHFNGSQPIIYNTYQCYLKEAYNNVTRDLELSRREGWHFGTKLVRGAYMEQERERAAQMGYEDPINPTYEKTNEMYHRCLDYVLEEIKHSRKASVMVASHNEDTVKFALRRMMELGIHPSDKKVCFGQLLGMCDQITFPLGQAGFPVYKYVPYGPVNEVLPYLSRRAQENRGFMQRAKRERDLLWKEVKRRLLTGNLFGQ; translated from the exons ATGGAGACTTTCCTCCGCTGTATTGATGCCTCAA GTGGCAGCTCAGAGGACGGCTTCTCTGCCATCAAGCTGACAGCACTGGCCAGACCCCAGTTCCTG gtgCGTTTCTCAGAGGTGCTGGAAAAGTGGCGGAGGTTCTTCCACCAAATGGCTGCAGAGGAGGGCAAGGCCGGGCAGGCAGTGCTGGACACAAAGCTGGAGGTGGAGAAGCTGCAG gaggcactggctAACCTTGGCATTGCAAGCAAGGCAGAGAGCCAGCAGTGGTTCACAGGCGAGAACCTGGGCACGAGCGG cactgtggACCTGCTGGACTGGAATAGCCTGTTTGACAGCCGCACCAAGCTCTCCAGGCCTCTGCTCATCCCCAACAGGAAG ACTGGGCAGCTGGAGCCTCTGCTCTCACGCTTcagcgaggaggaggagctgcagatgaAGAGGGTGCTGCAACGCATGGATGTCCTTGCAAAG AGAGCCATGGAGAAGGGTGTGAGGCTGATGGTAGATGCGGAGCAGAGCTATTTCCAGCCGGCCATCAGCCGCCTCACCGTGGAGACGCAGCGCCACTTCAACGGGAGCCAGCCCATCATCTACAACACCTACCAGTGCTACCTGAAG GAGGCGTACAACAATGTGACAAGGGACTTGGAGCTGTCACGCCGGGAGGGCTGGCACTTCGGCACCAAGCTGGTGCGTGGCGCCTAcatggagcaggagagggagagggcagCTCAGATGGGCTATGAGGATCCCATCAACCCAACCTATGAGAAGACCAACGAGATGTACCACAG GTGCCTGGACTATGTCCTGGAGGAGATCAAGCACAGCCGGAAAGCCAGTGTGATGGTGGCGTCCCACAATGAGGACACCGTGAAGTTCGCCCTGCGCAG GATGATGGAGCTGGGGATCCATCCCTCGGACAAGAAGGTGTGCTTTGGGCAGCTGCTAGGCATGTGTGACCAGATCACCTTCCCCCTGG gccaggctggttTCCCCGTGTACAAGTACGTGCCCTACGGGCCAGTGAACGAGGTGCTGCCTTACCTGTCCCGCCGGGCCCAGGAGAACAGGGGCTTCATGCAGCGGGCGAAGCGTGAGCGGGACCTGCTCTGGAAAGAGGTCAAGAGGCGTCTCCTCACAGGGAACCTCTTCGGCCAGTGA